The segment TAGAGCATCCATAGGTTAAAAAATACACTATGACCTGTATTTTACTTATTCAAGTAAAAAAAGTAATTGATCATAATATCACAATTCATCCTCCAACTCTATTATACGCAAAGAAACGGTGATTTTCCGACTTCAAAAAAGAAAATACAATATAAAAACATTTTTGACCTGGATTTTGACCTAGATAAATTTTCATAAAAGCAAGAACAACTGAAAACTGAAAACTAAAAACGCTAAAATCCTTCATAAAAAGGATTCTAGCGTTCAGCTAAATCGTGTGATTTCTCCGAATGGAGACGGCGGGAGTCGAACCCGCGTCCAAACACATCGCCACTTAAAAATCTACGTTCATAGTCAACTCATTTAGAGGTTCGCTTTACAGCTTGCCGAGTGACAGGCATTCTGTATCGCTAGTCTGATGTTCTCTTTTTCAACTTACAGACGGAAAGTTGAAACGTATCCCACTAAAGTTAGGACCCTTACTCGAGCACATGGGCGATGCCGAGAGGATCTACGCTAACTGTTTTTAGGCAGCTAAAGCGTAAGAGTTGTTTTCGTTTTTAGCAGTTATATTTAACTGTAACGTTTTAGCGTAGACGTAACCTACGAAACGCAATTCAAGCTCGAACTGTGCCTGTCGAATCCGTAACGTCCCCTTAATAAAATGGGTTACGGTATTTTCAAGATACTTACATAATATACCATATATGTAGTTTTTTTTCAATATGGTTGTTTGCTTTTCGAGTAGATGCTTCACTTCTTGAGCGAAGCAAGAAAGGTCTTAGGGATGAATAGACATCAGACTTTTCTTGCTCCCTCTTAAAGTGAACGTTCTTTCTACTTTAGCTGCTTCGATCGCAAAAGAACGTGTCAGCGAATCCTTTTAAGCAAGTGTTTTCGCGACATTCAATTCTGTTTCTTTTTCTGCATATTCAGGCATATTTTTGAACAATTGTTGCAACAATGGACTTTGGTTATGTCCTTCGATTGCTTGTTCGTCACGCCAGTTTTCAACCATCACAAAGACATTTACTTGTTCCGTTGACTCATACAATTGATAACTCAAGCAGCCATCTTCTTTTCTAGTCGCTTCGATCAATTGTGTCGCTTCTTCTAAAAATTCAGCGCGTTTTGCTTCTTTGATGGTAAATTTTGCATTGATGATGATCATTCGTCCGTCTCCTTTTTCTTTCTATTTGAAAGAAGTGATTTTTTCTGAAGCTAAACGAACAGATTCGTAGCCTTGATCGACTGCTTTACCAACTGACAAGATCATTACAGGGACATAACGTTCTTTGTCCAAATCGAAAGCTTCGGCTAATTGGTCTGCTTCAAATCCGCCGATTGGATTTGTATCATATCCATGGCTACGTGCAGTTAACATAAATTGCATAGCTGCTAAGCTTGAATCGATCTTCACTACGTCATTCATTTGTTCACGTGTGAAATTTTTGTAATAAGGAATGATCGCTGCTAGTTGTTCGTCACGAACTTCTGCTGGCATTTTGCCTTCTTCCACAGCTTGATCATAGATTTCTTCTCCGTATTCATAGCAATTCATATCACCAAAAATCAAGACCATGGCAGATGATGTATCATTTTGTTTTGTGTTGAAACGGATCAATGGTTTCAATTTCGCTTTTGCTTCTTCGCTTTCAACTACTACAAAGCGCCAAGGTTGTAGATTCACAGAAGATGGTGCTGTTGTTGCTTCTTGGATCATTTCCAACATTTCTTCATGAGGGATTTTCACATTTTCATCGTACACACGGATTGATTTTCTGCCAAAGACGATATCAGAAAAATCATTGTTTGCTAGAGTTTTATTCATTACTTAACCGCTTCTTTCTTCGTTTTGATTTTTAGTATAATTTATCTAGTAATTTAGTCAGTTGATCGATTTCTTCATCTGATAGCGAAACACACAGGGAGTCATCTGATTCTTGATGATTTTTTTCACACTCGGTCAATTCATTCACTGCTTTATCGGACAAAGAAACGAATACTTCACGATTATTGTTCTCATTTCTTTTTCTGATCACATATCCTTTTTGTTCTAATATCTTTAGATGACGTGAAATAGCTGCCAAATCGATTTTTAAATCGCTCTGTAACTTATTTTGCAAACATTCCCCGTTTTCTTGTAAGAACATCAAGATCTCGTACCTCGTTAAACTAAATCCAGTTTCTTTTTCAAATAAAGCTGTTCCTTCTTGACTGATGATTTTTATCTGATAAAGCAATTGACTTAACTTTCTCAGCTCCATAATGTTGCCTCCTACTATCTTTGACTAATCAATTATTGACTTGTCAATAATATAAATCATTTACTTCCTTTTGTAAAGTAAAAAGAAAAAGAAGCAAGTTAAAAGTTATTTTCCCTTTTAACTTGCCCCTTCTTCAACTGTCTGTATTCGAGTATTCTATTTCTTAACGATTATGTATGAATGTTCAATTGCTTCTATTATGTATGCAAATTAAAGGAAGTCTGATAATTAACAATAGCTTATTCAAATCAGACTTCCTGCTAGGCGATAGGCGTATTCATCACTTTAAGATACCATTGCTTGTGTGTACAGCTTGGTTGGTGACTGAAAGACCTGTTCAACGGGACTCAACTCAAAGATATCTGTATATTTTGCGACAACTTTCCCACATTTCTCTAGAATATCTAAGTGATCTGTACGATCATATTCCTCTACACTCATAATCACACAGTTTTCTAATTTTCCAATTACTTCTCCGACTACTTTATTTTTGATGCCGATTGGATAACATACATATTTTTGTCCTAAAACGATTGTTTCGCTTGTCATAACTCATTCTCCTCTTGGTTCTTTAATATTTTATAAAATGATAATAACATTAAAATTAGATTATGAAAACAAAAATATTCAATAAATTAAAAAAAGTTGAAAAAAAGTGATCAAACACCTTTTTTCAACTCTTTTTCACTTTATTTCATAACATTTACAGGAAAATCACCTAACAATAACTCAACATATTGTTCCAAAAATTCTTGATCTAAAGCATCGTAGCCCTCGGTCACACCACAATCGATATCAAGTACTCCGATCAATCGACCTTCTTTGATCATAGGTACTACGATTTCAGATTGTGCGGCTGAATCACATGAAATATAATTTTCATGGGTTTTCACATTCGCAACGATCAATGTTTTTTGTTTTTCTGCTGCTTCGCCACAAACACCTTTTCCCATTTTGATACGGGTACATGACACTCTACCTTGGAAAGGGCCTAAAATCAATTCTTGTCCATCATATAAATAATAGCCGGCAAAGACTGTTTGAGGTAATGTTTCATTCAATAATGCAGAGGAATTAGCTAAATTGGCCAACCAGTTGTCTTCTGCTTCTAAAAGTCCTTTTTGTTGGAGTAGCAAAATTTCATAAGCATCTCTTTTTTCTTTTTCTGTCCATAACATCCAAAATCACTCCTTCTATGCCCAAAATTATAGCCTAATTCAAGGAGCAACGCTATGGTTTTATTTTTGTTTCTTAATGACTAGATCATTCTGCTTGCTCGATTTCAGCAGCTAGATCTGCATAGTCGATTTCATTTTGGATAAAAGTCGGATCATTCGTCGGAAAATGTTGCACCAAAGATTCCATTTGACTGATTTCTACTGTTCCTTGCGACACAGTAAAATCGAGGATATGCCCTCCAAATGTTTTCTCATCGTCAATAAAATGCAAATGGAAGCCTGCAGCAGCCACCCCTTGAAATAATTCCGGTGTATAAAACCCAACAATTGTCCCTTGAATATCTGATCGATGAAACTCTGGCTGGGATTCTGAGATCTTCGCTAAGCGTCGATATGGTTTTTCTTGTTTTGGCATGATCCGGATATGCATATCTTTAAATAAACCGCTGATCTTGACTGCTAAAAAGAGATTTTTCCCTGCTTCGTCCTTCAGGATTTTTTCTTTTAATGCTTCGCTAGATAGATGTTGGACTGTAAATGAACGGTCCGCTGAAAATGCAGTGATTGCCGCATAAGGAGTGGACTCTTCTCCGGACAAATGGATCAATGCACCATCTGATCTACCTTGATAGGCTTCACCGTCTAAAAATATCACTTCGCCGTCTAACCCATGTAATGTTCCAAGACCTAGTGTACCGTACTTCAAGACCCCCGCAATGGAAGTAGTCCCGTCCATCAGTCCCGCCATTAGCGCACCTAATGTACCATGTTGATATAATACTTTCTCTGTCATCTGAACATCCCCTTAGTAAAATTGGTCTGGTAATGTTAATTCGTTTCTGATTCCGATTAAATCAGCGTTTTTCTGCCATATCTTTGTCTATTTTCGAATATGAGTATGAAATGAGCATGGTTTTTTGACAAGTATGGGCAAGCTAATTTTGAGGTTTGGTGTAGATATACTCTTCCTATATTTTTGAAAGGTCTGCTAAAAGTTTCTAAAATTAGTTGATCTTCACTAAAATTTTATCGACCAATTGTTCCAACTTCTTGATATCTCAATGAACAGTCCCATCCAGAGATAAATTATACATCTCATCATCAAGTTCAACATTAAATTCCGAATCATAACCCTTAGCTAAGCCTAGGGATCGAATCACTTCACGCTGAGTCCTCCCATTTCCTTCACGAAAAGGGTGCAAATAATTTTCATTAGCTAATATTGACGCTAAATGCCTAATAACTTTGTCCCTTGTATTTGCATTCTTATAATAATCTTGAATTAAAGAGTTCATATATGACTCAGCTGTTCCAAACGATTGCATCGCCATAAAAGCATGCTCTTGTTTTGAAATGTTCCCTTTCCAGTACTACCCTGCCCGCTAGTACAAATCTTGAAAAAGAAACTCATGAATTTTTAGTATATCTTTCATTGAATGAACTTCAATCGGTTGAGCAATTAATTTTAAGATTTGAGAAGCAACCATTCTGTATTCTGCTTGTTGCAATTTTTCAAAGTCTTACTCATCAAGTTTATTTATTGATACTTTTGAATTTGGGGAAGTATAAATATTATCAGGATCTTCATATTGTTTTCTAGCCATTATGAAATACCTAATACAATGGCTTCTTCACGCAATCGAATAACCTCTTTTACTTTGGGAATACAACCTTCAATCATATTTGTACTGATTGCATACCAAACACTTTTGAATAGTCGAAAACTATCGAATTTCACGCCCATAATAGTCAATTCTTCTTTGTTTACATCTAAAGTCATTAGCTTATCCTCCCTTATGTTCTTCTTTGATTATAGCATTTTTTAGCTTAAGATTCCCGTCATCTATTCGAAAAACACATAACAGTTAAAAGAAATGGTTAGTTTAAATATTCGCGATCATTACAAAATTCAAAAATGAAAACACTGTTCATCATAGGTTCTAGAATTATACTAAATATTTACTTTTCCTAAATAATATTAAGCTTATTACTTATTTCATTTTTTTCAAATAAGTTCCAATAAAATGATTTACCAATAAATCATTTTGTGATAGATATTGGATTTGAGTCAATATCTTGGACATATTTTAGTAGAGACTGCTAAGACATTTTCTCTGTTTCTAAATCTTCAAACTCCTGTGGAGTTAAGTAATGAATCGAACTATGGATTCGATTACGATTATAAAATCCTTCAATGTAGCTAAATAAAGATCGATTCGCTTCTTCGAAGTCTGAGTAAGTCGTTGTGTATACTTCTTCTTTTTTCAATGATGCATGGAAGGACTCAATTCCTGCATTATCATATGGTGTTCCTTTGCGACTATAGGAATGCCTTATTTTATTGTTTTCAAGCCAATTTTCCACTTCGATTGCTGTATATTGACTACCTAAATCAGTGTGTAGAATCATTCCTTCTGGAATGTAGTACCGTTGCTTTGCTTGATTGAATGTTTGTAACACACAATCGACAGTCATTCGTTTAGAAAATGTATAGCTAATAATCTTTTTCATGTGTAAATCCATAATCGAAGATAAGTAACACCAACCATTTTTCTTAGTTGGAATGTAGGTGATGTCAGCTACCCATTTTTCACAGATAGTTTTAGTAGAAAAGTCCTGATTTAAGATGTTCTCTTTTAAAAAAACCGGCTGAACAGGCCGTTGAGGTCTGTATTTCTTAACCACAATTGACCTTAGATTTAATTGTTTCATCAGTTTTTTTACATGATTAAGAGATACTGAAATTCCTTATTTTAGCAACACTTGATGGATTTTTGTTGCACCATATCTCTGTTTATGATCAAAAAAGATCGTTGAAATCTTCTTTTTCAATTGGTTATTTCTGACTTCTGTAGCTGTTAACGATTTATTTTTATAAAAATAGTAGACACTTCTAGGAATTTCTAATAACCGACACAACAAAGAAACAGTGTACTCCTTACACCATTTTTCAATGAATCGAACAAGTGACTTTAGGTCTTTCGAGAGAATATGGCTGCGGCTTTTTTTAATATTTCAAGTTCCTCTTTCAAACGAGCATTTTCTTTTCTCAAATCAGCCGCTTCTTTTCCGGTCAGTCCTGTGGACTGATTTGGTAAATATAAATTTTTCCATTTGTAAATCGTTGCTTCAGATAAGCCATATTCTTTCGCCAATCCTCGAACAGAACGTCCAGTTTAATTCAGCTCAACAATCATCTGTTTGAAATTTTCTTCGTATCGGGTCATAAAATCCATCCTCTCGTAGATAAGTTTAATTTATTTCTGGCTCTACGAAAAGATGTCTAAGATTTGATACTAACACCAGTAATTGAACGCATTGTTGTCTTATCAGCAACTGGATTTGCATTTGTATCTGCATGGGCAACTGGAACATTGATTACAGCTTGACCAACAACTGGACCACCCAAAACGAGCAGTGCAGAGCATGCAAGCAAGTGATTCAAAACTTTTTTCTGTTTTTTCTTCATAAAAAACTCTCCTAGTATTTATAATTAAATGTAGTTTGTCTTATTTGTCTATACAGGCCCCACGAACGAAAAAGACTACACCAGAGAACACAAACAAGACATACTGTTTTTTACAATATTATTTTACAAAAATCTCCCCCCTCTGCGCACAACTTGTTCAAATTGACCAAATATTTCTTTTGAGGAATCGCGTATGTATGAAACTGCTATATTTCTCGGTAATGTCTCACTTTGAGGATAAAAAAAGCACGGAGGACTTGCCCCTCGTGCTTTACAATTCTTTACTTAGCTTTAGTAAATTGGTAAAAAACTCTGTAATTTTCATATACTCTTCTCGAGTTAATATTATCTCTAAAGCCTCTTTTTGTTTTGAGAGTTCGATTTTCATTTTCTCTACTTGTCCATAAACAAAACCTTTCTCTAGAGTATCCAGTGTCCTTTTAAATACTGACAAAAACCAATCCGAATAAAAGAATTCTTTATCGCTAATAATTTTTTTAAAAACGTTAAACTCTTTCATCCTTTTTTGTTCTAATACTGTCAGCGTAAATTGAATAAAAAAATTATCAAGAACTAATTTGGTTCTAAAATCAGTCATTTGGATATCTGTTTCTCTGAGTAATCTCAAGAAAAGGTTGGAATCCATCCGTTGTAAATTTAATTGATATTGCAAGGCCAAAAATTCAATATCAAAAAGCGTAAAAACCTCTGCTTCTTCTAGTCGCTTTAAAATTTCATTTTCAGTTGCTAATGCTTCCTCTTTTGTAACTATAGTCTGAGGATGATGCAAGAGTAATAAAGCTTGGAACATATACATGACTGATAGTTTTCCTAATGTAAAGGAGGTAGAATCAATATACTCCCTAAATCCTTTATAAACTCTTTGTGCCTCCTCAAACTCCCCAGTTTCCAGAAATTGTATGAATCGTTTGCGATAACTTACTGTCAACGAGGCATTTTCTGCTTCCATGTTTACTTCTAATGGCGATAAACAAAGTACCTCTGTTATGATTGCTAAGTCAGATAGCTTTAAATCAGCCTCTTCTTTTACAACCCTTTGGTATGTAGAAACAGACAAACCATTTTCTTTAAAAACGCGATATGGGATGTGCTTTCCCTTACGTATTTTTTCTAAATAATATCCCAAGCTTTTGTATTCTTCCAATTTTTTTTGCTCATACATCATTTTGTCCTATTCTCTCATTCTTGCACGAATTGTAAATCCTGAAATTGTACCTATGTAAAGGTTATTATATATTATACGATAAAACTAAAAAAATTCCCTCAGTAATGAAATTAGCTCTGAGGAAAGCTATTCAAACACTATAATCAAACACCCTGGGAATAAGTATTAGAATTAATACAACGAAAACTACAATGATATCATCTAAGTGTGCTGACCAAACAACTAATCCCGACAATACATATTAAAATACCAGTAATCCTTCTAGCCATAGGCTTTAAGATTCTTCTTTTCTTTTTTATTGATATTATCTGAGATTATAATAAAGTCAAAACACCCGTTATACGGGTGGTTTTGACTATTCCTATTGAAACAAGTGGCTGGAAGCCATAAACTAAATAGAAGGTAACTCTATCTTTTTTTATCAAAAGTGAGAACTTAACAGTTTCGTATTAAATTCCTTTTGAGTAACCGTTCTTTACTTCAATTATTGGAAACTCCAATCTGGTCTTGTCATAGAAGAATGCGGGAAATCAGTTGATCCATCTTCACCAGCATGAGTAAGCTCTTCAACAACATTCACTTTAACAGTTGTCTCAACAGTCAAATCCTCCGCTACAGCAAAAGTTACTTCATAACTGCCTGTTTTATTCGGATGAATGGTGGTATTTTTTACAACAACTCCCGCACTACCTCCAATTAAATTCATAGCCTGCACACTAGCAGCTTCAATTAACTGTTGATCACTTGTTTTGCCTACTAAAATTTGAGCAACATTTTCTGCGTAAATAAAATATCTTTGAATATCATTTACTTCATTGCCATCATTCCCATTACTTTCCCCACTACTACCTGGATCTAGAGTCACATTTCCTGTAAGCCCATCAGCATTAACTACAGGCATGCTCATGCCACACCCCATGAAGACTACTGTTCCAATTCCTACTACCGCTTTTAAAATATTTTTTTTCATACTTGTAAATACCTCTTCCTTTTCCTTTTCAAGGCTCTGAAAAAATAACATCATTGTTTTTTCCAAAGTTTTAAAAAATTTCATTTGGAAGTTGGTGTGCTCCTCCACTTCCTCCTGAGTTACCGAGGACTGTTACTTGGATTGTTTTATCTGGAACTGATGAATATCCGCCTTTTGCATCTAATACAACTGTATAGGTTCCTGACTTGTCTTCAATTGTACTTGATTTAATATAGGGAGTATCAATTGTCATGCCCGTAACCGCATTAATGACCATAGCATTTGCAGCGGAAAGAATGCTATTATCATCAATTTGACCTGTTTCAACTGTAGCATCATACGCACGAATCATCCATGGACTAGGGATTGGTGTATCCGGATTTGTTTCTCCACCTTCAGATGAGTTGCCAAGGACTGTTACTTGAATTGTTTTATCTGGGACTGATGAATATCCGCCTTTTGCATCTAATACAACTGTATAGGTTCCTGGCTTGTCTTCAATTGTACTTGATTTAATATAGGGAGTATCAATTGTCATGCCCGTAACCGCATTAATGACCACAGCATTTGCAGCGGAAAGAATGCTATTATCATCAATTTGACCTGTTTCAACTGTAGCATCATACGCACGAATCATCCATGGACTAGGGATTGGTGTATCCGGATTTGTTTCTCCACCTTCAGATGAGTTACCAAGGACTGTTACTTGAATTGTTTTATCTGGGACTGATGAATATCCGCCTTTTGCATCTAATACAACTGTATAGGTTCCTGGCTTGTCTTCAATTGTACTTGATTTAATATAGGGAGTATCAATTGTCATGCCCGTAACCGCATTAATGACCATAGCATTTGCAGCGGAAAGAATGCTATTATCATCAATTTGACCTGTTTCAACTGTAGCATCATACGCACGAATCATCCACGGACTAGGGATTGGTGTATCCGGATTTGTTTCTCCACCTCCAGATGAGTTGCCAAGGACTGTTACTTGAATTGTTTTTTCTGGGACTGACGAATCACCTTTCGCTCCTAATACGACAGAGTAGACTCCTGCTTTATCTTCGACTGTACTTGATTTGATATAAACTGGGGTTTCTATTACTTCCATTCCAGTAACTGGATTGATAACCGCAGCATTCGCAGATGAAAGAATCAAATTATCGTCGATATGCCCTGCCTCTACCACGGCATCATAAGCACGAATCACCTTTGTGCTAGGCTTTTCACCTTCTGTTCCAACAATCTTCACGTTAATTGTAATGCTAATAGTTGGATCTTCATTTATACCTAATACAACTTTGTAATCTCCAACCTCTGAACTCTTAACATCTGATTTTTTAATAATTATTTCTAGAGGAAT is part of the Enterococcus mundtii genome and harbors:
- a CDS encoding MarR family winged helix-turn-helix transcriptional regulator, coding for MELRKLSQLLYQIKIISQEGTALFEKETGFSLTRYEILMFLQENGECLQNKLQSDLKIDLAAISRHLKILEQKGYVIRKRNENNNREVFVSLSDKAVNELTECEKNHQESDDSLCVSLSDEEIDQLTKLLDKLY
- the budA gene encoding acetolactate decarboxylase, which translates into the protein MTEKVLYQHGTLGALMAGLMDGTTSIAGVLKYGTLGLGTLHGLDGEVIFLDGEAYQGRSDGALIHLSGEESTPYAAITAFSADRSFTVQHLSSEALKEKILKDEAGKNLFLAVKISGLFKDMHIRIMPKQEKPYRRLAKISESQPEFHRSDIQGTIVGFYTPELFQGVAAAGFHLHFIDDEKTFGGHILDFTVSQGTVEISQMESLVQHFPTNDPTFIQNEIDYADLAAEIEQAE
- a CDS encoding GAF domain-containing protein produces the protein MLWTEKEKRDAYEILLLQQKGLLEAEDNWLANLANSSALLNETLPQTVFAGYYLYDGQELILGPFQGRVSCTRIKMGKGVCGEAAEKQKTLIVANVKTHENYISCDSAAQSEIVVPMIKEGRLIGVLDIDCGVTEGYDALDQEFLEQYVELLLGDFPVNVMK
- a CDS encoding putative quinol monooxygenase, which encodes MIIINAKFTIKEAKRAEFLEEATQLIEATRKEDGCLSYQLYESTEQVNVFVMVENWRDEQAIEGHNQSPLLQQLFKNMPEYAEKETELNVAKTLA
- a CDS encoding Fic family protein, with protein sequence MAMQSFGTAESYMNSLIQDYYKNANTRDKVIRHLASILANENYLHPFREGNGRTQREVIRSLGLAKGYDSEFNVELDDEMYNLSLDGTVH
- a CDS encoding nitroreductase family protein; protein product: MNKTLANNDFSDIVFGRKSIRVYDENVKIPHEEMLEMIQEATTAPSSVNLQPWRFVVVESEEAKAKLKPLIRFNTKQNDTSSAMVLIFGDMNCYEYGEEIYDQAVEEGKMPAEVRDEQLAAIIPYYKNFTREQMNDVVKIDSSLAAMQFMLTARSHGYDTNPIGGFEADQLAEAFDLDKERYVPVMILSVGKAVDQGYESVRLASEKITSFK